A part of Desulfobacter sp. genomic DNA contains:
- a CDS encoding insulinase family protein, which yields MSVFKKATFGILALLILGTGLFASCIARQPAAAGDCRGTAVPVDPQLVQGTLNNGFRYLIMKNATPKDRVSVHLNVFTGSLDETEKERGIAHFLEHMVFNGSEHFKPGELITYFQSIGMDFGGDANARTSFFTTIYDLSLPKGDREYLENAFLVLRDYAGGALLLESEIDRERGVILAEKRERDSVSYRTFKKELAFELPGAVLARRMPIGTEEVIRAVDRKAMKAFYDRWYRPDNMALVVVGDMDVKLAQSLITERFASMTSRAAAPEAATGRPDVAWTAHKGTKVFYHREPEAGATRVTIERLVPRAFTPETIADLKENTVGYLGDQVFQNRLSRMVREQTADFTSASVYSGAYLRYLDVAAVQASCDAGNWESVLAQLDLALRQALVFGFSQQELDRAKADAVTALNAQAAKAGTRKSPDIARGLISNLNRRGLFLSPEQERDLLVPYIKALSVADVNTAFRDLWQEDQRLVLVTGNLDAGKDPEKKIKAVFDTSRNIAPQPYIQAGIKTFPYLSLPDEKAGVVRVQEDVKGLGIWQADLGNNIRINLKPTDFKKGDFAFKAVFGRGRADLPSGMYGLSTLAEAAVEQSGFGRMDLDELDTALAGRDVSIGFKINESSFSIEGRAAPGEAELVLQLLYTYFKDPGFRPKSLDLAKVHYRQQFEALSRTTEGMMQIQGNRFLAGGDPRFGLADPAKGLNIPMARIESWIRPAFESAPLEVSFVGDFNPGKLKRLAADYLGALGSRQMPLKGERYATGQDRIIFPRGKSKTIFVDSRLSKAVIRASFLTDDFWDIMQTRRLSLLSRVLSERLRNTIREKLGASYSPYVYNNPSLIFENYGVMNAVVNLSPDQIDLVGEQMMELIADLVSKGVTGEELELAKGPLMNHLKVLRQTNSYWLNSVMADSYRYPERLDWAVSLVAGYGGITAEDLNRLAKRYLVPDTGALLKVVPKKD from the coding sequence GTGTCTGTTTTTAAAAAAGCAACCTTTGGCATCCTTGCCCTTCTGATCCTGGGCACCGGACTGTTCGCTTCCTGTATCGCCAGACAGCCGGCTGCCGCCGGAGACTGCCGGGGGACGGCGGTCCCGGTGGATCCACAGCTGGTTCAGGGGACCTTGAACAACGGGTTCAGGTATCTGATCATGAAAAATGCCACCCCCAAAGACCGGGTGAGCGTTCATCTGAACGTGTTTACCGGTTCTTTGGATGAAACTGAAAAGGAACGTGGTATAGCCCATTTCCTTGAGCACATGGTGTTCAACGGATCAGAGCATTTCAAGCCGGGTGAACTGATTACCTATTTTCAGTCCATTGGCATGGATTTCGGCGGAGATGCCAATGCCAGAACCTCTTTTTTTACCACCATCTATGATTTGAGCCTGCCCAAGGGCGATCGGGAATACCTGGAAAACGCCTTTCTGGTGCTCCGGGACTATGCCGGAGGCGCCCTGCTGCTGGAGAGTGAGATCGACCGGGAGCGGGGGGTGATACTGGCGGAAAAGCGGGAGCGGGATTCGGTGTCCTACAGGACATTCAAAAAAGAACTGGCCTTTGAACTGCCGGGCGCTGTTCTGGCCCGGCGTATGCCCATCGGTACAGAAGAGGTGATCCGGGCCGTTGACCGTAAGGCAATGAAGGCCTTTTACGACCGCTGGTACCGGCCGGATAACATGGCCCTTGTGGTTGTGGGGGATATGGATGTGAAATTGGCCCAATCCCTGATCACCGAGCGGTTTGCCTCAATGACGTCCCGGGCCGCTGCGCCCGAGGCCGCCACCGGACGGCCGGATGTGGCCTGGACCGCCCACAAAGGGACAAAGGTCTTTTACCACAGGGAGCCGGAGGCCGGTGCCACCCGGGTCACCATTGAGCGACTTGTCCCCAGGGCTTTTACCCCCGAAACCATTGCCGACCTGAAGGAGAACACCGTTGGATACCTGGGAGATCAGGTCTTTCAGAATCGGCTGTCCCGGATGGTCCGGGAGCAGACGGCTGATTTTACCTCCGCTTCGGTATATTCAGGGGCCTATCTGAGATACCTGGATGTCGCGGCGGTTCAGGCCTCCTGCGACGCCGGGAACTGGGAATCCGTATTGGCACAGCTGGATCTTGCCCTTCGCCAGGCACTGGTGTTCGGGTTTTCCCAGCAGGAACTGGACAGGGCAAAGGCCGATGCCGTGACCGCACTTAATGCCCAGGCTGCCAAAGCCGGCACCCGGAAAAGTCCGGATATTGCCCGTGGACTCATCTCCAATCTTAACCGGCGGGGCCTGTTTTTGTCGCCGGAACAGGAACGGGATCTGCTTGTTCCCTATATCAAGGCGCTGTCGGTGGCCGATGTGAACACGGCCTTTCGAGATCTGTGGCAGGAGGACCAGCGGCTGGTTCTGGTGACCGGCAACCTGGATGCCGGAAAGGACCCTGAAAAGAAAATCAAGGCGGTGTTTGACACCAGCCGGAATATTGCCCCTCAACCTTATATCCAGGCCGGTATTAAGACCTTCCCCTATTTGTCCCTGCCCGATGAAAAAGCCGGGGTTGTACGCGTGCAGGAGGACGTGAAGGGGCTTGGGATCTGGCAGGCTGATCTTGGAAATAATATCCGCATCAACCTGAAACCTACGGATTTTAAAAAAGGTGACTTTGCCTTTAAAGCGGTATTCGGACGGGGCAGGGCGGATCTGCCCTCCGGAATGTACGGCCTGTCCACCCTTGCAGAGGCGGCCGTGGAGCAGAGCGGTTTCGGTCGCATGGACCTGGATGAACTGGATACGGCCCTGGCCGGCAGAGACGTCAGCATTGGATTCAAAATCAATGAATCCTCTTTTTCCATAGAGGGCCGCGCCGCTCCGGGCGAGGCCGAATTGGTATTGCAGCTGCTGTATACCTATTTTAAAGATCCGGGATTCAGGCCTAAAAGCCTGGATCTGGCCAAAGTCCATTACCGTCAGCAGTTCGAGGCCTTGTCCCGGACAACCGAGGGGATGATGCAGATCCAGGGCAACCGGTTTCTGGCCGGCGGCGATCCCAGATTCGGGCTGGCTGACCCGGCAAAGGGGCTGAATATCCCGATGGCCCGGATTGAATCCTGGATCCGGCCGGCCTTTGAATCCGCCCCCCTGGAAGTCTCTTTTGTCGGAGATTTCAATCCAGGAAAACTGAAGCGGCTGGCGGCTGATTATCTTGGGGCCCTCGGCTCCCGTCAAATGCCTTTGAAGGGCGAGCGGTATGCAACTGGCCAGGATAGGATTATCTTCCCAAGGGGGAAATCCAAAACCATTTTCGTGGACAGCCGGCTTTCCAAGGCTGTGATCCGAGCCTCCTTTCTCACCGATGATTTTTGGGATATCATGCAGACCCGCCGGCTATCCCTATTGTCCAGGGTGCTCTCCGAGCGGCTGAGAAATACGATAAGGGAAAAACTGGGTGCCTCTTATTCCCCCTATGTCTATAATAACCCTTCTCTTATTTTCGAGAATTACGGGGTAATGAATGCCGTTGTCAACCTTTCCCCGGATCAGATTGATCTTGTGGGTGAGCAGATGATGGAATTGATTGCCGACCTTGTAAGTAAAGGGGTAACCGGAGAAGAGCTTGAGCTTGCCAAGGGGCCGCTGATGAACCATCTTAAGGTTCTCCGGCAGACCAACTCCTATTGGCTGAATTCGGTCATGGCAGATTCCTACCGTTATCCTGAGCGGCTGGACTGGGCCGTCAGTCTGGTGGCGGGCTACGGCGGAATTACGGCGGAAGATCTAAACCGTCTGGCAAAGCGCTACCTCGTTCCGGATACCGGGGCGCTTCTAAAGGTGGTGCCCAAAAAAGACTAA
- a CDS encoding response regulator transcription factor — MRLLLVEDDGKIASFVEKGLKSSGFAVDIARTGIEGLDLAMGADFDTLIIDIMLPEMDGLTLIERLRAQGKNTPIIVLSARDRVGDRVKGLEAGADDYLTKPFSFTELLARVQALIRRAGNVTEPVALTYGDLSVDIVKRQVRRGDDFIELQPLEFSLLEYLIRNRERVVSKTMIMEHVWNYNFDPMTNVVEARICRLRDKIDKGYPDKLIHTVRGAGYVLKTEDA; from the coding sequence ATGAGACTGCTTCTGGTTGAAGACGATGGGAAGATCGCCTCCTTTGTGGAAAAGGGGCTGAAATCCTCAGGATTTGCCGTGGATATTGCCAGGACCGGCATCGAGGGGCTGGATCTGGCCATGGGGGCGGATTTCGATACCCTGATTATCGACATCATGCTCCCTGAAATGGACGGATTGACCCTGATCGAACGGCTGAGGGCACAGGGGAAGAATACCCCCATCATTGTACTCAGTGCCAGGGACCGGGTGGGAGACCGGGTCAAGGGACTGGAAGCCGGGGCGGACGATTATTTGACCAAGCCCTTTTCTTTTACGGAACTTCTCGCACGGGTGCAGGCGCTGATCCGGCGGGCCGGAAATGTGACCGAACCGGTTGCCCTGACCTACGGGGACCTCAGTGTGGATATTGTCAAGCGACAGGTGCGCCGGGGGGATGATTTCATTGAACTGCAGCCCCTGGAATTTTCACTGCTTGAATACCTGATCCGGAACCGGGAGCGGGTGGTCTCCAAGACCATGATCATGGAGCATGTGTGGAATTATAATTTTGACCCCATGACCAATGTGGTGGAAGCCCGGATTTGCCGCCTCAGGGATAAGATCGATAAAGGGTACCCCGACAAGCTCATCCATACGGTGCGGGGGGCCGGGTATGTCCTTAAAACCGAGGATGCCTGA
- a CDS encoding PilZ domain-containing protein: MVGRKRTIERRRNKRYKAVEGAYAAISPNSHKLGQIIDISMGGLCFKYIDTSSETDKNDLSIEDAIFLSSMGYYVGDLPFKTVADYEVTNAPSFSSMKVRKRHVQFTDLTFKQLFDLDYYLRNNVSEQVERLPDQYRS; encoded by the coding sequence ATGGTTGGCAGAAAGCGAACAATAGAAAGAAGAAGAAACAAGCGGTATAAAGCAGTGGAAGGCGCATATGCAGCCATCAGCCCCAATTCCCACAAACTCGGCCAGATCATTGATATCAGTATGGGTGGCCTCTGCTTTAAATATATCGACACTTCTTCTGAAACAGATAAGAATGACCTATCGATTGAAGACGCTATATTCTTAAGCAGCATGGGCTATTATGTGGGAGATCTGCCGTTTAAAACCGTTGCCGATTACGAGGTCACCAATGCCCCGTCCTTCAGTTCCATGAAAGTCAGAAAACGCCATGTGCAATTTACGGATCTGACTTTCAAGCAGCTTTTTGACCTGGATTACTATCTTAGAAATAACGTATCTGAGCAGGTTGAACGCCTTCCGGACCAATACAGGTCCTGA
- a CDS encoding PilZ domain-containing protein has protein sequence MTIKIFANAEGITTISCPECGKSYQKNVSRFLGHKSEVRLKYTCKCRHQFSLLLERRRSIRKPVLLRGNLIDKSNENVPITITDISKHGLRINFTRKTLYELDNIVHIEFILDDPNHSSVTTKVRIKRFLSPLCAGCEFLSSEHYDNLGKYFLFHF, from the coding sequence ATGACCATAAAAATTTTTGCCAATGCCGAAGGGATAACCACCATATCCTGCCCGGAATGCGGAAAATCGTACCAGAAAAATGTCTCCAGGTTTTTAGGGCACAAAAGCGAAGTGCGTCTGAAGTACACCTGTAAATGCCGGCACCAATTCTCCTTATTGCTTGAACGGCGCAGATCCATCAGAAAGCCCGTGCTTCTCAGGGGCAACCTGATAGACAAAAGCAATGAAAATGTCCCCATCACCATTACAGATATTTCAAAACACGGCCTGCGAATCAACTTCACCCGGAAGACACTTTACGAACTGGACAATATTGTTCATATCGAATTTATTCTGGACGATCCCAACCATTCATCCGTTACCACAAAAGTACGCATAAAACGCTTTTTGTCCCCCCTTTGTGCGGGATGTGAATTTCTGTCCAGTGAGCATTACGACAATCTGGGGAAATATTTTCTGTTTCACTTTTAA
- a CDS encoding HAMP domain-containing protein — translation MPDFFRTIAFRLTVWYAGIFSISSCVVFGLFYFLATQTILDQMDQELMDKAGYFRTVIRRNGIVGAQNLAVIEAQAAGEKQIFFRLLYPTGEVFASSHMSYWKDVALDDQAIDRLMKKRVPVFRTVQIKGQDQKARMMYTFVAHNVILHTGLAMDSHSRFLSGFKKIFSISLGFVILFSGASGMFLARQALSGVSAITLTAHTITGSSLDQRVPETGHGDELDLLAHTFNRMLDRISALVKSIREMSDNIAHDLKSPLTRIRGFAELALVQEGGGDLDTYKSMAANTIEESDRLLDMINTMLVISRAEAGEEQFSLVPVELSRMIEEACDLFVPVAEDKTIDFTYAVAPEIQIKADAPMLQRAFANLLDNALKYTPEKGAVHVSLEEGAEAVIIRVADTGPGIDPDCLDQIFERFFRAESSRTTPGTGLGLSLAKTIVEQHGGMLCVENRTPAGAIFTMRLPYRNFPII, via the coding sequence ATGCCTGATTTTTTCAGAACCATTGCATTCCGCCTGACCGTCTGGTATGCAGGTATTTTTTCAATATCCTCCTGTGTGGTTTTCGGCCTTTTCTATTTTCTGGCCACCCAGACCATCCTTGACCAGATGGACCAGGAGCTGATGGATAAGGCGGGGTATTTCAGGACCGTCATCCGGCGCAACGGGATTGTGGGCGCACAGAACCTGGCTGTCATAGAAGCCCAGGCCGCCGGTGAAAAACAGATTTTTTTCAGGCTTCTTTACCCCACAGGGGAGGTTTTTGCCTCCTCCCACATGTCCTATTGGAAGGATGTTGCCCTTGACGACCAGGCCATTGACCGCCTGATGAAAAAAAGGGTGCCGGTGTTCAGGACGGTCCAGATAAAGGGACAGGACCAGAAGGCCAGGATGATGTATACCTTTGTGGCCCATAACGTCATTCTCCACACCGGCCTGGCCATGGATTCCCATTCCCGGTTTTTGTCCGGATTCAAGAAAATTTTTTCAATTTCCCTGGGATTCGTTATCCTTTTTTCCGGGGCGTCCGGGATGTTTCTGGCCCGGCAGGCCCTGTCCGGGGTGTCGGCCATCACCCTGACGGCCCATACCATTACCGGTTCCAGCCTGGATCAACGGGTGCCGGAAACCGGTCACGGAGACGAGTTGGATTTGCTGGCCCATACGTTTAACCGGATGCTGGACCGGATTTCGGCCCTGGTCAAAAGCATCCGGGAGATGAGCGATAATATCGCCCATGATCTGAAAAGCCCCCTTACCCGGATCCGTGGGTTTGCCGAACTGGCACTGGTGCAGGAGGGGGGCGGCGACCTGGATACTTATAAGTCCATGGCGGCCAACACCATCGAAGAATCCGACCGCCTGCTGGATATGATCAACACCATGCTGGTGATATCCAGGGCCGAGGCCGGCGAAGAGCAGTTTTCCCTGGTACCAGTTGAACTGAGCCGGATGATAGAAGAGGCATGCGACCTTTTCGTGCCTGTGGCCGAAGACAAAACCATTGATTTTACCTATGCGGTGGCCCCGGAAATTCAAATCAAGGCAGATGCCCCCATGCTCCAGCGCGCCTTTGCCAATTTGCTGGACAATGCGTTGAAATACACGCCGGAAAAGGGCGCCGTCCACGTGAGCCTGGAGGAAGGGGCGGAGGCGGTGATCATCCGGGTGGCGGACACCGGGCCCGGCATTGATCCGGATTGCCTGGACCAGATTTTCGAGCGTTTTTTCAGGGCGGAGTCATCCAGGACAACACCGGGCACCGGCCTGGGGTTGAGCCTTGCCAAAACCATTGTGGAGCAGCATGGGGGGATGCTTTGTGTGGAAAACCGAACCCCGGCCGGCGCCATATTTACCATGAGATTACCATATCGTAATTTTCCGATCATTTAA
- a CDS encoding YjbQ family protein — MKHFRKELWFDVPTRRAFINITPEIEDCIRESGIQNGLLLCNAMHITASVFINDDEAGLHHDYDLWLEKLAPHEPVAQYRHNVGEDNADAHMKRQIMGREVVVAVTDGCLDFGTWEQIFYGEFDGRRRKRVLVKIIGE; from the coding sequence ATGAAACATTTTCGGAAAGAACTCTGGTTTGACGTCCCCACGCGGCGGGCGTTTATTAATATCACCCCTGAAATTGAAGATTGCATCCGGGAAAGCGGTATCCAGAACGGACTTCTGCTGTGCAATGCCATGCATATCACGGCCTCTGTATTTATAAATGATGACGAGGCGGGCCTCCACCATGACTATGATCTCTGGTTGGAGAAACTGGCCCCCCACGAACCCGTGGCCCAGTACCGTCACAATGTGGGAGAGGATAATGCCGACGCCCATATGAAACGGCAGATCATGGGGCGGGAAGTGGTGGTGGCCGTTACCGACGGGTGCCTGGATTTCGGCACCTGGGAACAGATTTTTTACGGTGAGTTTGACGGCCGCCGCAGGAAACGGGTGCTGGTTAAAATCATCGGGGAGTAG
- a CDS encoding Do family serine endopeptidase, whose translation MKRIKRITIPAVIAVCVALIPLIASAAVPMVPASFSKLAEQAKTGVVNIQTVKTIQGGGRVFQHFFGSPFGGNQRGLEDFFGPYLRQQPKNRTERSLGSGFIIDKKGYIVTNNHVIKDADEIKVILHDNKEYDAKIIGTDPMTDLALIKIEAKGLTPLKFGSSSDAAVGSWVVAIGSPFGLEQTVTAGIISAKGRIIGSGPYDDFIQTDASINPGNSGGPLLNLDGEVIGINTAIIKSGQGIGFAIPSDMATGIIGQLTESSSVSRGWLGVAIQSVSKEMAEYYGLEEGQGVYVAKAYEDNPAYKAGIRQGDVITGIDGKKIESSRDLTLTIANLKVGQKIKVALIRDGREKTLSVKLGERPDKVTDDGAQGISDYDSFGFMFKALDDEIGSQMGYPPGLKGLVVTRIKPGTLAAQSGVRVGDLLVEVNHAKTKTGKDYAKAIKKINKGETAHMLFRRGNSQVFVVRFVKE comes from the coding sequence ATGAAACGAATAAAAAGAATTACGATACCGGCAGTCATCGCTGTATGCGTAGCGCTGATTCCGCTCATTGCCTCTGCTGCGGTGCCCATGGTACCTGCCAGTTTTTCCAAACTCGCCGAGCAGGCCAAAACAGGGGTCGTCAATATTCAGACCGTAAAAACCATCCAGGGGGGCGGCCGCGTATTCCAGCATTTCTTCGGTTCACCCTTCGGCGGGAACCAGCGGGGCCTGGAGGATTTTTTCGGACCCTATCTCCGGCAGCAGCCCAAAAATCGTACAGAACGTTCTCTGGGGTCCGGGTTCATCATTGATAAAAAGGGGTATATTGTCACCAACAATCATGTGATCAAGGATGCGGACGAAATCAAGGTTATCCTCCATGATAATAAAGAGTATGATGCCAAAATCATCGGTACGGATCCGATGACGGACCTGGCCTTGATTAAAATCGAGGCCAAGGGCCTCACCCCATTGAAGTTCGGATCCTCCAGCGATGCGGCTGTGGGGTCCTGGGTGGTGGCCATCGGTTCGCCTTTCGGCCTTGAACAGACCGTCACCGCAGGTATTATTTCCGCCAAGGGCCGGATCATCGGTTCAGGCCCCTATGATGACTTCATCCAGACCGATGCCTCCATTAACCCGGGCAACTCCGGCGGCCCCCTGCTCAACCTGGACGGCGAGGTGATCGGCATCAATACCGCCATCATTAAGTCCGGACAGGGGATCGGGTTTGCCATCCCATCGGACATGGCCACCGGGATTATTGGTCAGCTCACGGAATCCAGCAGTGTTTCCCGGGGGTGGCTCGGTGTGGCCATCCAGAGTGTGAGCAAGGAAATGGCCGAATACTATGGACTGGAGGAGGGACAGGGGGTATATGTGGCCAAAGCCTACGAAGATAACCCCGCCTACAAGGCCGGCATCCGCCAGGGAGACGTCATCACTGGTATTGACGGGAAGAAGATCGAGTCCTCCCGGGATTTGACCCTGACCATTGCCAATCTCAAGGTGGGGCAGAAGATCAAGGTGGCATTGATCCGTGACGGACGGGAGAAAACCCTTTCAGTAAAGCTGGGCGAACGGCCGGATAAGGTGACGGATGACGGTGCCCAGGGCATAAGTGACTACGACAGTTTCGGATTCATGTTTAAGGCGCTGGATGACGAAATCGGCAGCCAGATGGGGTATCCCCCGGGGCTTAAGGGGCTGGTGGTCACCCGGATCAAGCCCGGCACCCTGGCGGCTCAGTCCGGTGTGCGGGTGGGGGATCTTCTGGTTGAAGTGAACCATGCTAAAACCAAAACCGGTAAAGACTATGCCAAGGCCATCAAAAAGATAAATAAGGGAGAAACCGCCCACATGCTCTTCCGGCGGGGAAATTCCCAGGTGTTTGTGGTTCGGTTTGTCAAAGAATAA
- a CDS encoding SurA N-terminal domain-containing protein, giving the protein MLRYLRENTGNWIIKIFLGIIVIVFVFLGVGSMNANKRNEVALVNDEVITFNEFQDAYRNMIEQMRQQFGNALNEDLIKALNVKEQAVNSLIDQKILDMEADKLKIMVTDGELKDTLVGIKAFQKNGDFDMELYKGVLARNRMTPESFEALQRRAIKNRKLREMVLSGVTVSDEEALAWYRFNNTKTAIEYIKVDPGTFTDITPTPEAVKKEYQDHLDAYKSQPELKVNYLVFSPEDHRDSFEVPGEQARDYYEQNKSRFTTPEQVEASHILIRVAEDADEAAVTKARKEADDIYEKATKGGDFAELAKTYSQGPTGPKGGYLGKFDRRSMVKPFGDAAFAMTAGEISKPVRTQFGFHVIKVISRTAETVESFENAKPAIVKELASQELQNLAYYKAGEAFDAVVDGDDFQQVAMIVKKKVMETPAFSSDGNGLSFDNAGEFAREAFALSGDDISEVKQIGDKYYLIQVKERIAPRQLPLEEVEAGITVTLKEKMQKQAAQESADKLLKAVAEKTTLAEAAKAAGFTPAESKLFTRNQSIPGIPGSTAIASAAFTLDDAKKVYDKVMEAGGSFYVIGFKAQQTPDAATAENELDNVKKEMGYRKQQQYYTAWVKSLKDKADIKINREVIN; this is encoded by the coding sequence ATGCTGCGTTACCTGCGTGAAAATACCGGAAACTGGATCATAAAGATTTTTCTGGGCATTATTGTAATTGTTTTTGTTTTCCTGGGGGTTGGGAGTATGAACGCCAACAAACGGAATGAAGTGGCCCTGGTCAATGATGAGGTCATTACATTCAACGAGTTCCAGGATGCCTACAGAAATATGATAGAGCAGATGCGCCAGCAGTTCGGCAACGCCCTGAACGAGGATCTGATCAAGGCATTGAATGTAAAGGAACAGGCGGTCAACAGTCTTATCGACCAGAAAATTCTGGATATGGAAGCGGATAAGCTGAAGATTATGGTGACCGACGGCGAACTTAAGGATACCCTGGTGGGCATCAAGGCCTTTCAGAAGAACGGCGACTTTGATATGGAACTGTACAAAGGGGTGCTTGCCAGAAACAGGATGACCCCTGAGTCCTTTGAGGCGCTCCAGCGCCGGGCCATCAAAAACAGGAAACTTCGTGAGATGGTCCTCAGCGGCGTGACTGTAAGTGATGAGGAAGCCCTTGCCTGGTACCGGTTCAACAATACCAAAACCGCAATTGAGTATATCAAGGTCGATCCCGGTACCTTTACAGATATTACCCCCACGCCGGAAGCGGTGAAAAAGGAGTACCAGGATCATTTAGATGCCTACAAGTCCCAGCCGGAACTTAAGGTTAACTACCTTGTCTTTTCCCCTGAAGATCACAGGGACAGCTTTGAAGTCCCCGGTGAACAGGCCCGTGACTATTATGAACAGAACAAGTCCAGGTTCACCACCCCTGAACAGGTTGAAGCCAGCCATATCCTGATCCGGGTGGCTGAGGATGCGGACGAGGCCGCCGTAACAAAGGCGCGCAAAGAGGCCGATGATATTTATGAAAAAGCCACTAAGGGTGGGGATTTTGCGGAACTGGCCAAAACCTATTCGCAGGGCCCCACAGGCCCCAAGGGCGGATACCTCGGGAAATTTGACCGCAGGAGCATGGTAAAACCATTTGGCGATGCCGCCTTTGCCATGACAGCCGGTGAGATTTCAAAACCGGTCCGGACACAGTTTGGTTTCCATGTCATCAAGGTGATCTCCAGAACGGCTGAGACCGTTGAATCCTTTGAGAACGCCAAACCTGCCATTGTCAAAGAACTGGCCTCCCAGGAACTTCAGAATCTTGCTTATTATAAGGCCGGCGAAGCATTTGATGCGGTTGTGGACGGGGATGATTTCCAGCAGGTCGCCATGATTGTCAAGAAAAAGGTGATGGAGACCCCTGCCTTTTCTTCCGACGGCAACGGGCTGTCATTTGACAATGCCGGTGAATTCGCCCGCGAGGCGTTTGCCCTGTCCGGAGATGACATCAGTGAGGTCAAGCAGATCGGAGACAAGTATTATCTGATTCAGGTCAAGGAGAGAATCGCCCCAAGGCAGCTGCCATTGGAAGAGGTGGAAGCCGGAATAACGGTGACCCTGAAAGAAAAAATGCAAAAGCAGGCGGCACAGGAATCCGCAGACAAGCTGCTCAAGGCCGTTGCTGAAAAAACAACGCTGGCAGAGGCCGCCAAGGCGGCGGGCTTTACCCCGGCCGAATCCAAATTATTTACCAGAAACCAGTCTATTCCCGGTATTCCCGGCTCTACTGCCATTGCTTCCGCTGCATTTACTCTGGATGACGCAAAAAAGGTTTACGATAAGGTGATGGAAGCCGGCGGCAGTTTTTACGTCATCGGATTCAAAGCGCAGCAGACACCCGATGCAGCCACCGCTGAAAACGAACTGGACAACGTCAAAAAAGAGATGGGGTACAGGAAACAGCAACAATACTATACTGCCTGGGTGAAATCCTTGAAAGATAAAGCAGATATTAAAATCAACAGAGAGGTTATCAACTAA